A single genomic interval of Saccharothrix saharensis harbors:
- a CDS encoding CHAT domain-containing protein yields the protein MREELLKSIRARIMESRGPSDAAAVLDPRSLVEAGDLMRLAVAEQDPRMHDPEILMWVGLLHWARYLALPSGQDGPDLRRALGLFRMVRDIAPDRVPPQVRGYLDNAAELLLDQRVNELIANGRVMADKGVALGDLTLVDRAIGLFALAVAELPAGHPLRAGCLHDTGHVWLTRYHSSGLVADGEHALPLFREAVAAADDDSRTHLLAGLANCARMLFDRTGLPEYAEEAIRVGREAVKSAAPDDPRRAGPLGVLAVALRSRFEQWGDRADLDEAITLFRTAARVAASHGDDPATHRSNLCIALRIRFKHAGDAEDLREAIAAGRAAARETAADATPDTRAARLWALGVALSVGYEHFGDEDDLHEATALAEEVVAVMPAGHAEKVRGLNLLAHQLVTRFERSGEVDLIDQAVECHRRASRIMPDGYAGRDTVLTGLTSALVRRYVRFGRVADLDEAVRVGRSAVAASRPGSSNHAACADAFCRALTWRYRHTGEPADLDEAIEVGRHAVRMIPPGHLDRAVPLTTLSRALVHRHGMRNDPADRREAISLAREAFARIGATHVLWPKVARHLANVLASRSEGSAGDRDDLAEAERLCHTALARASTGDERVDLLGLLGNIAFATADGRPEGLDRAVDFHRQVLDLLPPDIPGRAAHHMVIGAALHRRFVASGDPADAEAAIAAYREAASDPRDLPAVRARAARHWAVLAMTRGDHRSALDGFTAAIALLPALTGRRLDRVTRQSLIAEWSGAAADAAACALVEGQPKRAVELLDHGRSVLWSDALRSRQDLSTLAEHHPEAAQRLTELRTALDAAETEEAGQADLGAGSAGRRRDERMRLVAEWEEQLARVRRLPGFEHLLLPTPFDELARAAAGGPVVVVNTSNLRCDALIVTAEGVDVVPLDLDLDSALRMFNTLLEAMARLPGGGLAEVAAARTVLRSLLAELWRTIARPVLARLGHHDEPGEDVWPRVWWCPVGPLSFLPIHAASGGGQSVLDRVISSYTPTLSVLASARARPVSDTTPSVLAVGLPKTPGHAPLPAVDEELRVVRARLAPWTTPTVLRGAEATRDAVERHLGDHDWVHFACHGHQDVTDPGSGQIRLWDRTLAVRDVDALRLRRAELAFLSACDTAVGGIPLIDESITLATGMSVAGYRHVIATLWSADDGQSPAVADVAYATLVELGGVDAAPVALHRATRELRRRVPRRPDVWACYVHVGP from the coding sequence ATGCGCGAGGAACTCCTGAAGTCGATCAGAGCCCGCATCATGGAGTCCCGCGGCCCCTCTGATGCTGCCGCAGTCCTCGACCCCCGATCGCTGGTCGAGGCCGGGGACCTCATGCGGCTCGCCGTCGCGGAGCAGGACCCGCGCATGCACGACCCGGAAATCCTGATGTGGGTGGGGTTGCTGCACTGGGCCCGCTACCTGGCGTTGCCGAGCGGGCAGGACGGTCCGGACCTCCGCAGGGCGCTCGGGTTGTTCCGTATGGTGCGCGACATCGCGCCGGACCGGGTACCCCCGCAAGTGCGGGGGTACTTGGACAACGCGGCCGAGTTGCTGCTCGATCAGCGCGTGAACGAGTTGATCGCCAATGGGCGGGTGATGGCCGACAAGGGGGTCGCGCTGGGCGACCTGACCCTGGTCGACCGCGCGATCGGGCTGTTCGCCCTGGCGGTCGCGGAGCTGCCGGCCGGTCATCCGCTGCGGGCGGGGTGCCTGCACGACACCGGCCACGTGTGGCTCACCCGGTACCACAGCTCGGGCCTGGTGGCCGACGGTGAACACGCCTTGCCGCTGTTCCGGGAGGCCGTGGCGGCGGCCGACGACGACTCCCGGACGCACCTGCTCGCAGGCCTGGCCAATTGCGCCAGGATGCTCTTCGACCGCACCGGCTTGCCGGAGTACGCCGAGGAAGCCATCCGGGTGGGCCGGGAAGCCGTCAAGTCCGCAGCGCCGGACGACCCGCGCCGCGCGGGACCCCTCGGGGTCCTGGCGGTGGCGTTGCGGAGCCGGTTCGAACAATGGGGTGACCGCGCGGACCTGGACGAGGCGATCACCCTCTTCCGCACGGCGGCACGGGTCGCGGCGTCGCACGGCGACGATCCCGCGACGCACCGGAGCAACCTGTGCATCGCCCTGCGGATCAGGTTCAAGCACGCGGGCGACGCCGAGGACCTCCGGGAGGCCATCGCCGCAGGACGTGCGGCGGCCCGGGAGACCGCGGCCGACGCCACCCCCGACACCCGAGCAGCCAGGCTGTGGGCGTTGGGCGTGGCGCTCTCGGTCGGATATGAGCACTTCGGGGACGAGGACGACCTGCACGAAGCCACCGCGCTGGCCGAGGAGGTCGTCGCCGTGATGCCGGCCGGTCACGCGGAGAAGGTCAGGGGCCTGAACCTGTTGGCGCACCAGCTCGTGACGCGGTTCGAGCGCAGCGGCGAGGTCGACCTGATCGACCAGGCCGTGGAGTGCCACCGACGCGCGTCGCGGATCATGCCCGATGGGTATGCCGGGCGCGACACCGTCCTCACCGGGCTCACCTCCGCCCTGGTGCGGCGCTACGTGCGCTTCGGGCGTGTGGCGGACCTCGACGAAGCGGTGCGGGTGGGGCGTTCCGCCGTCGCGGCGTCGCGTCCGGGTTCCTCCAACCACGCGGCCTGCGCGGACGCGTTCTGCCGGGCGTTGACGTGGCGGTACCGGCACACCGGCGAGCCCGCCGACCTGGACGAGGCGATCGAGGTCGGTCGGCACGCCGTCCGGATGATCCCCCCGGGCCACCTGGACCGAGCCGTCCCGCTGACCACCCTCAGCAGGGCGCTGGTGCACCGCCACGGCATGCGCAACGACCCGGCCGACCGGCGGGAGGCCATCTCGTTGGCGCGGGAGGCGTTCGCCAGGATCGGTGCGACGCACGTCCTGTGGCCCAAGGTGGCGCGCCACCTCGCCAACGTGCTGGCGAGCAGGTCGGAGGGCTCCGCCGGCGATCGGGACGACCTCGCCGAAGCCGAGCGGCTGTGCCACACCGCACTGGCCCGTGCCTCCACGGGCGACGAACGCGTCGACCTGCTGGGTCTGCTCGGCAACATCGCCTTCGCCACGGCCGACGGGCGGCCGGAGGGGTTGGACCGCGCCGTCGACTTCCACCGGCAGGTGCTGGACCTGCTGCCGCCCGACATCCCGGGGCGCGCGGCCCACCACATGGTGATCGGGGCCGCCCTGCACCGCCGGTTCGTCGCGTCCGGCGATCCCGCGGACGCCGAGGCCGCCATCGCGGCGTACCGGGAGGCGGCCTCCGATCCACGCGACCTGCCGGCCGTCCGCGCCCGGGCGGCGCGGCACTGGGCCGTGTTGGCGATGACGCGCGGGGACCACAGATCGGCACTCGACGGGTTCACCGCGGCGATCGCCCTGCTGCCCGCACTGACCGGTCGCAGGCTGGACCGGGTCACCAGGCAGTCCCTCATCGCCGAGTGGTCCGGTGCGGCGGCGGACGCGGCGGCGTGCGCGCTGGTGGAAGGACAGCCGAAGCGGGCCGTCGAACTGCTCGACCACGGGCGTTCGGTGCTGTGGTCCGACGCGCTCCGGTCGCGGCAGGACCTCTCGACCCTCGCCGAACACCACCCCGAGGCGGCCCAACGACTCACCGAGTTGCGCACCGCGCTCGACGCGGCCGAGACCGAGGAGGCCGGACAGGCGGACCTCGGCGCCGGCTCGGCGGGGCGGCGACGCGACGAGCGGATGCGATTGGTGGCCGAGTGGGAGGAGCAACTCGCTCGGGTGCGGCGGTTACCCGGCTTCGAGCACCTCCTCCTGCCCACGCCGTTCGACGAGTTGGCCCGCGCCGCCGCCGGTGGCCCGGTTGTCGTGGTCAACACCAGCAACCTCCGCTGCGATGCGCTGATCGTCACCGCCGAAGGGGTCGACGTCGTGCCGCTGGACCTCGACCTGGACAGCGCGCTCCGCATGTTCAACACGCTGCTCGAGGCGATGGCGCGCTTGCCGGGAGGCGGCCTGGCGGAGGTCGCGGCGGCGCGCACGGTCCTCCGGTCGCTGCTGGCGGAACTGTGGCGGACGATCGCGCGGCCTGTGCTGGCGCGCCTGGGGCACCACGACGAACCCGGTGAGGACGTGTGGCCCCGCGTCTGGTGGTGCCCGGTCGGCCCGCTGTCCTTCCTGCCGATCCACGCCGCGAGCGGCGGCGGGCAGAGCGTGCTCGACCGGGTGATCTCCTCGTACACCCCGACGTTGTCGGTCCTGGCCTCGGCGCGAGCCCGCCCCGTGTCCGACACCACCCCGTCGGTGCTGGCGGTCGGCTTGCCCAAGACGCCGGGGCACGCGCCGCTGCCCGCGGTCGACGAAGAGCTGCGCGTGGTACGTGCACGGTTGGCGCCCTGGACGACACCCACCGTGCTGCGCGGCGCCGAAGCGACCCGCGACGCCGTCGAACGCCACCTCGGCGACCACGACTGGGTCCACTTCGCCTGCCACGGCCACCAGGACGTCACCGACCCCGGCAGTGGACAGATCCGGCTCTGGGACCGCACCCTCGCCGTGCGGGACGTGGACGCGCTGCGGTTGCGGCGGGCAGAGCTGGCCTTCCTGTCGGCGTGCGACACGGCGGTCGGCGGGATCCCGCTGATCGACGAGTCGATCACCCTCGCGACCGGCATGTCCGTGGCGGGGTACCGGCATGTCATCGCCACCCTGTGGTCGGCCGACGACGGCCAGTCCCCGGCGGTCGCCGATGTCGCCTATGCCACGCTTGTCGAACTGGGCGGCGTCGACGCGGCGCCCGTCGCGCTGCACCGGGCTACCCGGGAACTGCGCCGCCGGGTGCCGCGCCGCCCGGACGTGTGGGCCTGTTACGTGCACGTCGGCCCGTGA
- a CDS encoding LamG-like jellyroll fold domain-containing protein, with protein MLVGTAAALVGTATALWQFDREGAVGVVPAAQGPVAEAETEQAALAAARRQGSKVEVAGLKTENARFFANPGGSMTMEQSVVATRLKRDGTWVDIDPSLVERGDGSFATRATEAEVVFSGGGAQRFARMTAGGAEIALSWPTPLPEPVISGDTATYPEVIPGVDLRARAGREGFGHELVVKTRGAAAALTEVRFGLTVEGARFSEDKGALKAVNPKGEVVFSAPAATMWDSGGRDAAVGVAVSATELALTPDRALLTDPAAELPITIDPQYSYHSPRQAEWSVVRSGWPDQAYHNPAPVDADERAKGVARVGKCPDCDRADIARSLFRFDAVPLQGTKIQSARLFIKQGWKYQHTCDSAQVPWVDLHVLNHVGWDTTWHNQPWWGDANRVDSARPVGKVGYCTPGWASFVIWTPAQEGADGNWRNLVFGLKDRDETSENGWKRFYVAREDDGTESYPYISVEYNHHPDNARNPRTEPVLTPCKHCGGTSYVGGDRILLKGDLSDPDGGTIWGGVHVNGVWQTMGTGRSGTTFATEVGLAGRPDGQRIDWNIAASDGVLDSKVWENGPSFVIDRTPPKPPIVDSVLYREDNDWHGGPGVADRFWFRSNGDGDVDHYKYSWSGTPSERVELDQGSTLGGSSSTWLTPRDTGRQTLFVSSVDKAGNTSPPTTYTFNVRTGLGPKSLWPLDGHARDDADVGDRDATLHGGATWIDGGAVGSAVQLDGVNGYLSAPNSVLTGTSFSASAWVKLDPQHPGSTATAVSQLGSALPGFQLSWLNTNSWAFGVARSATDVANDVASSPVGAPQPGAWTHLTGVYDATVRTLRLYVNGTLVGTAQRSTNDWSAAGEVRIGDAGSAGQRWKGAVDEVRVYDRALVGSEVRALVGLGNVQAGQWKFDDRTGGNNVPGGTPMTLKGGAKYVPGAVGEGLQLDGVDDTAETGESVLRTDQSFAVTAWVKQDRTGPDGRAYSILSQDAGPRSGFALNQRQVNGVGRWELLAPSSQDTPGSPNAQALSSMPSKPNTWTHLAGVFDRPAQQIRLYVDGVHAATAPWTSHTASSGSLMVGTVRWNGNLNGYWPGGVDEVRAYTRVIDEAEIRGIIAADAVATGSWKLDGNAVDDSGRGRDGTVSGTPTWVPGHSTTPNADDLAVGLDGVDDRIHAPNAVDTTRSYAVSAWLNPRAANVVQTAVSQDGAAAGTPAERSGFALHTTADGRWAFTGVTATGAPVSVTGGGVQPGAWTHLAGVHDAQREEISLYVNGVVVGTRPLDAPLGSGKELQIGRGQAAGKAVEFFRGAVDDVRTYQRTLFEEEIRVIAGRDLALVHNLKLDETGGTTAADSVGSRGGTVHGGATFGPGRGPGNGVALDGVDDAVSTTGTDVRTDQSFTVSTWVNLREAVDGEVTAVSLDSGQAGKFRLGHVKDDYENSLGAWTFEMPEQDGTVTQAALSVLPTEVGEDKWAHLVGVYDAKAKKIWLYVNGLRVGDGTLLTPWAGGEGLQLGRSKHDNTYSRYWAGRIDDVRLYTGALSTDRVWELHKSYGSA; from the coding sequence GTGCTCGTAGGCACGGCTGCGGCCCTGGTCGGTACCGCGACCGCGCTGTGGCAGTTCGATCGCGAGGGCGCGGTCGGTGTGGTGCCGGCTGCGCAGGGGCCGGTCGCCGAAGCGGAGACCGAGCAGGCGGCGCTCGCTGCCGCTCGCCGGCAGGGCTCGAAAGTGGAAGTGGCGGGCCTGAAAACCGAGAACGCCAGGTTCTTCGCCAACCCGGGTGGCTCGATGACCATGGAGCAGTCCGTGGTGGCCACCCGGCTGAAGCGGGACGGCACGTGGGTGGACATCGACCCGTCACTGGTCGAGCGGGGGGACGGTTCCTTCGCGACGCGGGCCACCGAGGCCGAGGTGGTCTTCTCCGGGGGTGGCGCGCAGCGGTTCGCGCGGATGACGGCCGGCGGGGCCGAGATCGCGCTGAGCTGGCCGACACCGCTTCCCGAGCCGGTGATCTCGGGTGACACCGCGACGTACCCGGAGGTCATCCCGGGGGTCGACCTGCGGGCCAGGGCGGGCCGTGAGGGCTTCGGGCACGAGCTCGTGGTGAAGACGCGCGGGGCCGCCGCCGCGCTCACCGAGGTCCGCTTCGGCCTGACGGTCGAGGGCGCTCGGTTCAGCGAGGACAAGGGTGCGCTCAAGGCGGTGAACCCGAAGGGTGAGGTCGTCTTCAGCGCACCTGCGGCGACCATGTGGGACAGCGGGGGGCGCGACGCGGCGGTAGGGGTCGCGGTCAGTGCGACGGAACTGGCGTTGACGCCGGACCGAGCCCTGCTGACCGACCCGGCGGCCGAGCTGCCGATCACCATCGACCCGCAGTACAGCTACCACTCGCCGCGCCAGGCCGAGTGGTCCGTGGTCCGCAGCGGCTGGCCCGACCAGGCCTACCACAACCCGGCGCCGGTGGACGCCGACGAGCGGGCCAAGGGTGTCGCGAGGGTCGGCAAGTGCCCGGACTGCGATAGGGCCGACATCGCGCGCTCGCTCTTCCGGTTCGACGCGGTCCCCCTGCAGGGGACGAAGATCCAAAGTGCGCGACTCTTCATCAAGCAGGGCTGGAAGTACCAGCACACGTGCGACTCCGCCCAGGTGCCATGGGTGGACCTGCACGTCCTCAACCACGTCGGTTGGGACACGACGTGGCACAACCAACCGTGGTGGGGCGACGCCAACCGGGTCGACTCCGCGCGGCCGGTGGGCAAGGTCGGGTACTGCACCCCCGGTTGGGCGAGCTTCGTCATCTGGACGCCGGCGCAGGAAGGGGCCGACGGCAACTGGCGGAACCTGGTGTTCGGGCTGAAAGACCGGGACGAGACCAGCGAGAACGGCTGGAAGCGGTTCTACGTCGCGCGGGAGGACGACGGCACGGAGAGCTACCCGTACATCTCCGTCGAGTACAACCACCACCCCGACAACGCGCGGAACCCCCGCACGGAACCGGTGTTGACGCCGTGCAAGCACTGCGGTGGGACGTCCTACGTGGGTGGTGACCGCATCCTGCTCAAGGGCGACCTCTCCGATCCGGACGGTGGGACCATCTGGGGTGGTGTCCACGTCAACGGCGTGTGGCAGACGATGGGCACCGGACGTTCCGGCACCACCTTCGCCACGGAGGTGGGGCTGGCGGGCAGGCCGGACGGGCAGAGGATCGACTGGAACATCGCGGCCAGTGACGGCGTCCTCGACAGCAAGGTGTGGGAGAACGGCCCTTCGTTCGTGATCGATCGGACACCGCCCAAGCCGCCGATCGTGGACAGCGTCCTGTACCGCGAGGACAACGACTGGCACGGCGGTCCCGGCGTCGCCGACAGGTTCTGGTTCAGGTCGAACGGCGACGGCGACGTCGACCACTACAAGTACTCGTGGTCGGGTACCCCGAGCGAACGGGTCGAGCTGGACCAGGGCAGTACCCTGGGCGGCAGCTCCAGCACCTGGCTGACCCCGCGCGATACCGGTCGCCAGACGCTGTTCGTGAGCAGCGTGGACAAAGCGGGCAACACCAGCCCGCCCACCACGTACACGTTCAACGTGCGCACAGGCCTCGGTCCGAAGTCGCTCTGGCCGCTCGACGGCCACGCCCGGGACGACGCGGACGTCGGTGACCGGGACGCCACCCTGCACGGCGGCGCGACGTGGATCGATGGGGGCGCGGTCGGTTCCGCTGTGCAGCTCGACGGGGTGAACGGCTACCTCTCCGCCCCGAACAGCGTGCTCACCGGCACGAGCTTCAGCGCGTCCGCGTGGGTCAAGCTCGACCCGCAGCACCCCGGCTCCACCGCCACCGCGGTCAGCCAGCTCGGCTCCGCGCTGCCCGGGTTCCAGCTGTCCTGGCTGAACACGAACAGCTGGGCCTTCGGGGTCGCCCGCTCGGCCACCGATGTCGCCAACGACGTCGCTTCGTCCCCCGTCGGCGCGCCGCAGCCAGGCGCCTGGACGCACCTCACCGGTGTGTACGACGCAACGGTGCGGACGTTGCGGCTGTACGTCAACGGAACGCTCGTGGGCACGGCACAACGCAGCACGAACGACTGGAGCGCGGCCGGCGAGGTCCGCATCGGTGACGCGGGTTCGGCCGGGCAGCGCTGGAAGGGCGCGGTCGACGAGGTCCGCGTGTACGACCGGGCACTGGTCGGCAGTGAGGTGCGTGCGCTGGTCGGCCTGGGCAACGTCCAGGCGGGGCAGTGGAAGTTCGACGACAGGACCGGTGGCAACAACGTCCCGGGCGGTACGCCGATGACGCTGAAGGGCGGCGCCAAGTACGTGCCCGGTGCGGTCGGCGAAGGTCTGCAGCTCGACGGTGTCGACGACACCGCCGAGACAGGGGAGTCCGTGCTGCGCACCGACCAGAGCTTCGCGGTCACCGCGTGGGTGAAGCAGGACAGGACCGGCCCTGATGGCCGGGCCTACAGCATCCTGTCCCAGGACGCCGGCCCGAGAAGCGGCTTCGCGCTCAACCAACGCCAGGTGAACGGTGTCGGCAGGTGGGAACTCCTGGCCCCGTCGTCCCAGGACACGCCCGGCTCACCCAACGCCCAAGCACTCTCGTCGATGCCGTCGAAGCCGAACACCTGGACGCACCTCGCGGGCGTCTTCGACCGACCGGCCCAGCAGATCCGGCTCTACGTCGACGGTGTGCACGCGGCCACCGCCCCGTGGACCAGCCACACCGCGTCCAGCGGCTCGCTCATGGTGGGCACCGTCAGGTGGAACGGCAACCTGAACGGCTACTGGCCGGGAGGGGTCGACGAGGTCCGCGCCTACACGCGGGTCATCGACGAGGCCGAGATCAGGGGCATCATCGCCGCCGACGCGGTGGCCACGGGTTCGTGGAAGCTCGACGGCAACGCCGTCGACGATTCGGGCCGGGGCCGCGACGGCACGGTGAGCGGCACGCCGACCTGGGTGCCGGGACACAGCACCACTCCCAACGCCGACGACCTCGCCGTGGGCCTGGACGGCGTCGACGACCGCATCCACGCCCCCAACGCCGTCGACACCACGCGGAGCTACGCGGTGTCGGCCTGGCTGAACCCCCGGGCCGCGAACGTGGTGCAGACCGCGGTCTCCCAGGACGGGGCAGCCGCGGGTACGCCGGCAGAACGCAGCGGGTTCGCCCTGCACACCACGGCCGACGGCAGGTGGGCATTCACCGGGGTGACGGCGACCGGGGCACCGGTGTCGGTGACCGGCGGCGGTGTGCAGCCAGGTGCGTGGACGCATCTCGCGGGCGTGCACGATGCGCAGCGCGAAGAGATCTCCCTGTACGTCAACGGTGTCGTGGTCGGCACGAGACCACTCGACGCACCGCTGGGCAGCGGCAAGGAGCTCCAGATCGGTCGGGGCCAGGCCGCCGGCAAGGCCGTGGAGTTCTTCCGCGGCGCCGTCGACGACGTGCGGACCTACCAGCGGACCCTGTTCGAGGAGGAGATCCGGGTCATCGCGGGCCGTGACCTCGCCCTGGTGCACAACCTGAAGCTCGACGAGACCGGCGGCACCACGGCGGCGGACTCGGTCGGCTCACGCGGCGGCACGGTGCACGGTGGCGCCACCTTCGGTCCCGGCCGGGGGCCGGGCAACGGCGTCGCCCTGGACGGCGTCGACGACGCGGTCTCGACCACGGGCACGGACGTGCGCACCGACCAGAGCTTCACGGTCAGCACGTGGGTCAACCTCCGGGAGGCGGTGGACGGCGAGGTGACGGCGGTCAGCCTCGACTCGGGGCAGGCCGGCAAGTTCCGGCTGGGCCACGTCAAGGACGACTACGAGAACTCGCTCGGCGCCTGGACGTTCGAGATGCCCGAGCAGGACGGAACGGTCACGCAGGCGGCGTTGTCGGTGCTGCCCACCGAGGTGGGCGAGGACAAGTGGGCCCACCTGGTCGGTGTCTACGACGCCAAGGCCAAGAAGATCTGGCTCTACGTCAACGGCCTGCGCGTCGGTGACGGCACGTTGCTCACCCCCTGGGCCGGTGGTGAGGGGTTGCAGCTCGGCCGGTCCAAGCACGACAACACCTACAGCCGGTACTGGGCCGGCCGGATCGACGACGTGCGCCTGTACACCGGCGCCCTCAGCACCGACCGCGTCTGGGAACTCCACAAGTCCTACGGCTCCGCCTGA